Proteins co-encoded in one Astyanax mexicanus isolate ESR-SI-001 chromosome 1, AstMex3_surface, whole genome shotgun sequence genomic window:
- the eif5 gene encoding eukaryotic translation initiation factor 5 → MSVNVNRSVLDQFYRYKMPRLIAKVEGKGNGIKTVIVNMVDVAKALNRPPTYPTKFFGCELGAQTQFDAKNDRYIVNGSHEANKLQDMLDGFIRKFVLCPECDNPETDLHINPKKQTIGNSCKACGYRGMLDTRHKLCTFILKNPPENESGSVKKEKEKKNRKKDKENGSSGGEAGNNDIDAPDAVDGDDDDEDWAEETTEEAQRRRMEEISEHAKGLTLSEDLEKTLEERVNMFYNFVKQKKEEGVIDSIDKEILAEAERLEVRAMGPLILSELLFDENIREQIKKYKRHFLRFCHNDKKAQKYLLGGFECLVKLHQSQLLPRVPVVLKDLYDSDLVEEDVILAWAEKVSKKYVSKELAKEIHAKAEPFVKWLKEAEEESEGSEEEEEEDEDNVEVVYSSSARELKMEATKPEKSEKEEDDIDIDAI, encoded by the exons ATGTCTGTCAATGTCAACCGCAGCGTTTTGGACCAGTTCTACCGCTATAAAATGCCCCGTCTGATTGCAAAG GTGGAAGGCAAAGGCAATGGAATCAAGACCGTCATAGTCAACATGGTTGACGTTGCTAAGGCACTGAATAGGCCTCCGACTT ATCCCACCAAGTTCTTTGGCTGTGAGTTGGGAGCCCAGACTCAGTTTGATGCCAAGAATGACCGCTACATTGTCAATGGCTCTCACGAGGCAAACAAACTGCAAGACATGCTGGATGGTTTTATTCGCAAGTTTGTGCTGTGTCCTGAGTGTGATAATCCAGAAACTGATTTG CACATCAATCCTAAAAAACAGACCATAGGAAACTCCTGCAAGGCCTGTGGGTACAGAGGCATGCTGGACACCAGACACAAACTGTGCACCTTCATTCTCAAAAATCCACCTG AGAATGAGAGTGGATCTGTcaagaaggagaaagaaaagaagaatcgCAAAAAAGACAAGGAGAATGGCTCCAGCGGTGGGGAGGCTGGAAACAATGACATTGATGCCCCTGATGCTGTG GATGGGGATGACGACGATGAAGACTGGGCAGAAGAAACCACAGAGGAAGCCCAGCGGCGCAGGATGGAGGAGATCAGTGAGCATGCTAAAGGTCTCACACTGAGTGAGGACTTGGAGAAAACTTTGGAGGAGAGGGTCAACATGTTCTACAACTTTGTGAAG CAAAAGAAAGAGGAGGGAGTGATCGATTCCATTGACAAGGAGATCCTTGCTGAAGCAGAGCGACTGGAGGTGAGGGCAATGGGTCCACTCATCCTCAGCGAGCTGCTCTTTGATGAGAACATCCGTGAGCAGATCAAGAAGTACAAGCGCCACTTCCTCCGT TTTTGCCACAATGATAAAAAAGCTCAGAAGTACCTCTTGGGTGGTTTCGAGTGCCTGGTAAAGCTTCATCAGAGTCAGCTGCTGCCCCGTGTCCCCGTCGTTCTCAAAGATCTGTACGACTCGGACCTGGTGGAGGAGGATGTCATACTCGCATGGGCTGAAAAG GTTTCTAAGAAGTATGTCTCCAAAGAACTCGCCAAGGAGATCCATGCTAAGGCTGAACCATTCGTGAAATGGCTGAAGGAGGCAGAGGAGGAAAGTGAGGGCagtgaggaagaagaagaggaagatgaagacaaCGTGGAG GTGGTGTATTCCTCTTCTGCCCGTGAGCTCAAGATGGAAGCAACAAAACCAGAGAAGTCTGAAAAAGAAGAGGATGACATTGATATCGATGCCATTTAA